The genomic segment GCCGCCTGCTCGTGCGCGCCTCCGGCACCGAGAAACTGATTCGGGTCATGGCCGAGGCTCCCACCGAGACCGAGGTCGCCCAGGTCTGTGACCAGGTCGCCGCCGTGATCCGCGAGGTGCGCGGTGCCTGAGCTGGCTCGGGAGGGGCGCGAAGCGCCCTTTGTGTCCGAGGCACGAGGACAGCAAGACGCCCCGGTTCATCGGGGCGGTCTAAAACGGGTGGGATCAAACGGGAGTGAGCTCCTCGCCCTCTTTCTAGAAAGCCATAGCCCCACGACCATGGCGGCGTACCGCCGTGACCTCGACGACTACGCGGCGTTCTGCGGCAGCGAGACGCCCACTGCGATCGCGGACCTACTGGCGCTCGCCGCCGGGGATGCCAACCGGCGTGCGCTGGCCTACCGAACCCACCTGCGCCAGCGCAAGCTCTCTCCCGCGACTATTAATCGGCGTTTGGCGGCGTTGCGCTCGCTGAGCAAGCTGGCACGCCTCTTGGGACAGACCACTTGGGCGCTGGAGGTGACCAACCTCGCCAGCGAGGCCTACCGCGACACGCGCGGACCGGGTCGGGAGACCGTCCAAGGGATGCTCGCCCTCGCGGAGCAGAGCCCCCGCGACCACGCGCTCCTGCGCCTCCTCTACGATCTGGGCCTGCGCCGCGCCGAGGTCTGCTCGCTGGACGTGGCGGACCTGGAGACAACCCGGCTCTGGGTGCTGGGAAAGGGACGACTGGAGAAGACCCCGCTGGAGCTACCCGCCCCGACGCGGCAAGCGCTTCTGGACTGGCTCGCCGTGCGCGGGAGCGAGCCGGGGGCGCTCTTTACGAATCAGGACCGTAGTGGGAAGGGAGATGGGCGGCTGAGTGGGCGCAGTGTGCACCGGATTGTCGGCAAGTACGCCGAGGCGCTGGGAGTCTCCGCGCGGCCCCACGGACTGCGCCACACCGCCATCACCGAGGCATGCAAAGCGGCGACTGCGGCAGGGATAGGGATCGAGGAAGTGCTCGACTTCTCCCGCCACAAGAGCCTCGCCGTGCTAATGCGCTACCGGGACCGAGAGCGCAACGTGCAAGGCAAGCTCGCGGC from the Armatimonas rosea genome contains:
- a CDS encoding tyrosine-type recombinase/integrase; protein product: MPELAREGREAPFVSEARGQQDAPVHRGGLKRVGSNGSELLALFLESHSPTTMAAYRRDLDDYAAFCGSETPTAIADLLALAAGDANRRALAYRTHLRQRKLSPATINRRLAALRSLSKLARLLGQTTWALEVTNLASEAYRDTRGPGRETVQGMLALAEQSPRDHALLRLLYDLGLRRAEVCSLDVADLETTRLWVLGKGRLEKTPLELPAPTRQALLDWLAVRGSEPGALFTNQDRSGKGDGRLSGRSVHRIVGKYAEALGVSARPHGLRHTAITEACKAATAAGIGIEEVLDFSRHKSLAVLMRYRDRERNVQGKLAALVAGEQLAP